A single Ammospiza caudacuta isolate bAmmCau1 chromosome 6, bAmmCau1.pri, whole genome shotgun sequence DNA region contains:
- the LOC131559247 gene encoding calcium-binding protein 2-like, whose protein sequence is MPRSRGDKGTPKDNRDTEPPQKGKGGHEEGEKAPKAPEDAGAPAPKSSGSESRHGGHGQKGGKKGPVDPHAAAIKTYSPFLNTVFGKERELSPEELDELLDAFKEFDTDQDGYISYKDLGACMRTLGYMPTEMELIEISQHIKMRMGGRVDFEDFVQMMGPKLREETAHMVGVRELKIAFREFDMNGDGEISTAEMREAIAALLGEQLKAQEVDEILQDVDLNGDGHVDFDEFVMMLSSR, encoded by the exons ATGCCACGCTCCCGCGGGGACAAGGGGACCCCCAAGGACAACAGGGACACGGAGCCCCCGCAGAAGGGGAAAGGGGGGCACGAGGAGGGGGAGAAAGCCCCCAAAGCCCCCGAGGACGCCGGCGCCCCGGCCCCCAAGAGCTCCGGCTCCGAGTCCCGGCACGGCGGGCACGGGCAGAAGGGCGGGAAGAAGGGGCCCGTGGACCCCCACGCTGCCGCCATCAAGACCTACTCCCCCTTCCTCAACACCGTCTTCGGCAAg GAGCGGGAGCTGTCACCGGAGGAGCTGGATG agctgctggacgCCTTCAAGGAGTTTGACACGGACCAGGATGGCTACATCAGCTACAAGGACCTGGGCGCCTGCATGCGCACGCTGGGCTACATGCCCACCGAGATGGAGCTCATCGAGATCTCCCAGCACATCAAGATGAGGA TGGGCGGCCGTGTGGACTTCGAGGACTTTGTGCAGATGATGGGCCCAAAGCTGCGGGAGGAGACGGCGCACATGGTGGGCGTGAGGGAGCTCAAGATCGCCTTCCGTGAG TTCGACATGAACGGGGACGGGGAGATCAGCACGGCCGAGATGCGCGAGGCCATCGCGGCGCTGCTCGGGGAGCAGCTGAAGGCGCAGGAGGTGGACGAGATCCTGCAGGACGTGGATCTCAACGGGGACGGCCATGTGGACTTCGACG AATTCGTGATGATGCTGTCGTCCCGGTAA
- the CORO1B gene encoding coronin-1B, translating to MSFRKVVRQSKFRHVFGQPVKTDQCYDDIRVSRVTWDSTFCAVNPSFVAIIVEASGGGAFLVLPLHKTGRIDKSYPTVCGHTGPVLDIDWCPHNDHVIASGSEDCTVMVWQIPENGLSQPLTEPVVVLEGHSKRVGIVTWHPTARNVLLSAGCDNVVLIWNVGTAEELYRLDGLHPDLIYSVSWSRDGSRFCTACKDKSVRVIDPRRGTVVAEKERAHEGARPMRAIFLADGKIFTTGFSRMSERQLALWDTENLEEPVGLQELDSSNGALLPFYDPDTSVVYVCGKGDSSIRYFEITEEPPYIHFLNTFTSKEPQRGMGWMPKRGLDVSKCEIARFYKLHERKCEPIIMTVPRKSDLFQDDLYPDTAGPEAAMEAEEWVAGRTAGPVLVSLRQAYVPSKQRDLKVNRRTLLHDSRATTAGATTGATTPPATPPAAPASARFSAPPVLGSGSATGGRLDEVLQEVAALRALVAEQGQRISRLEEQLSRLENGHV from the exons ATGTCCTTCCGGAAGGTGGTGCGGCAGAGCAAATTCCGGCACGTGTTCGGGCAGCCGGTGAAGACGGACCAGTGCTACGATGACATCCGCGTGTCCCGCGTCACCTGGGACAGCACCTTCTGCGCCGTCAACCCCTCCTTTGTCGCCATCATCGTGGAGgccagcggcggcggcgccttCCTCGTCCTCCCCCTGCACAAG ACCGGACGCATTGACAAGTCGTACCCCACGGTGTGCGGCCACACGGGCCCCGTCCTCGACATCGACTGGTGTCCCCACAACGACCACGTCATCGCCAGCGGCTCCGAGGACTGCACCGTCATG GTGTGGCAGATCCCCGAGAACGGGCTGAGCCAGCCGCTGACGGAGCCGGTGGTGGTGCTGGAGGGCCACTCGAAGCGCGTCGGCATCGTCACCTGGCACCCCACGGCCCGCAACGTCCTGCTCAGCGCGG GCTGTGACAACGTGGTGCTGATCTGGAACGTGGGCACGGCCGAGGAGCTGTACCGGCTGGACGGGCTGCACCCCGACCTCATCTACAGCGTCAGCTGGAGCCGCGATGGCTCCCGCTTCTGCACCGCCTGCAAGGACAAGAGTGTCCGTGTCATCGACCCCCGCCGCGGCACCGTGGTGGCC GAGAAGGAGCGGGCACACGAGGGGGCCCGTCCCATGCGCGCCATCTTCCTGGCCGACGGCAAGATCTTCACCACCGGCTTCAGCCGCATGAGCGAGCGGCAGCTGGCGCTCTGGGACACG gaGAACCTGGAGGAGCccgtggggctgcaggagctggactccagcaacggagctctgctgcccttctaCGACCCCGACACCAGCGTGGTGTACGTCTGCGGCAAG ggggaCTCGAGCATCCGCTACTTCGAGATCACGGAGGAGCCGCCCTACATCCACTTCCTCAACACCTTCACCAGCAAGGAGCCCCAGCGCGGAATGGGCTGGATGCCCAAGCGCGGGCTGGACGTCAGCAAGTGTGAGATCGCCAG GTTCTACAAGCTGCACGAGCGCAAGTGTGAGCCCATCATCATGACGGTGCCAAGGAAG TCGGACCTGTTCCAGGACGACCTGTACCCGGACACGGCGGGCCCCGAGGCGGCCATGGAGGCGGAGGAGTGGGTGGCAGGGCGCACGGCGGGGCCCGTGCTGGTGTCCCTGCGCCAGGCCTACGTCCCCAGCAAGCAGAGGGACCTCAAGGTGAACCGGCGGACGCTGCTCCACGACAGCCGCGCCACCACCGCCGGGGCCACCACCGGGGCCACCACGCCACCTGCCACGCCCCCCGCGGCCCCCGCGTCCGCCCGCTTCAGTGCCCCGCCGGTGCTGGGCTCCGGCAGCGCCACG